A DNA window from Hordeum vulgare subsp. vulgare chromosome 1H, MorexV3_pseudomolecules_assembly, whole genome shotgun sequence contains the following coding sequences:
- the LOC123428973 gene encoding LEAF RUST 10 DISEASE-RESISTANCE LOCUS RECEPTOR-LIKE PROTEIN KINASE-like 2.4 gives MGNPGAFHHSITLQSLTVFSLVAVLAADHVQGRDDGCAPFSCGHLQDIRPPFRRQGDPLECGVEAYELGCTSSKATIHISTGTYYVTAINYTGSYFWVIDTNFDTISSCPLPLWNHVPYGRYLDGINSVSPPGFLYLVSQSYDIACFANCSQAVTDSSSYKPVSCLSANNSHVYVWVSHYSCVVEDFEPYCGYLAKIPFGKDYTPYWQNASYADITQFIGKGFTVQFPVDIMGPSASVKLRKNINICLNNSISYFKEQSCGASIVNWAHAFFWSEVHFLECVTQSSEDHYYTTQFVLVVVTIFSAIAIPKFFFVLCRLLLAPLAVWIFLAYKYMKTRIIIDAVEKFLRIQQMIGPMRYSYTDIVAVTSHFRDKLGQGGYGTVYKGILLPGGVHVAVKMLEGNSNCNGEDFISEVSTIGRIHHVNVVRLVGFCSEEMRRALVYEYMPHGSLDKYIFSAEKSFSWDKLNEIALGIARGINYLHQGCDMQILHFDIKPHNILLDSNFVPKVADFGLAKLYPRGDSFVPLSAMRGTVGYIAPEMISRSFGVISSKSDVYSFGMLLLEMAGGRRNADPNMGSSSQAYYPSWVYDRLTQEEAGEISAVAADMHELEKKLCVVGLWCIQMRSRDRPTMGEVIEILQSGVDGLEMPSRPFFCDEGHIHVEDSYHFTSELTTVSEEELSAVSEEDDM, from the exons ATGGGGAACCCTGGTGCATTTCATCATTCTATTACCCTGCAATCCTTAACTGTCTTCTCCCTAGTTGCAGTTCTTGCAGCAGATCATGTCCAGGGACGAGACGATGGGTGCGCACCTTTCTCCTGTGGGCATCTGCAAGATATACGGCCTCCTTTCCGTCGGCAAGGTGATCCtcttgagtgtggtgttgaagcaTACGAGCTGGGTTGTACCAGTAGCAAGGCTACCATTCACATCAGCACAGGAACATACTATGTGACTGCCATCAACTACACTGGTTCCTACTTCTGGGTCATCGACACCAACTTCGATACCATCAGCAGCTGCCCTCTTCCACTGTGGAATCACGTTCCTTACGGTCGATACTTGGACGGAATTAATTCAGTTTCACCACCTGGCTTTCTGTATTTGGTCTCTCAAAGCTACGACATAGCTTGTTTTGCTAATTGTTCGCAAGCAGTGACGGATAGTAGTTCATACAAGCCCGTTTCTTGCCTGAGTGCCAACAATTCACATGTTTATGTCTGGGTGTCTCACTACAGTTGTGTGGTTGAAGATTTTGAACCTTATTGTGGATATCTGGCCAAGATTCCATTTGGTAAGGATTATACTCCTTATTGGCAGAATGCAAGTTATGCAGATATCACACAATTCATAGGTAAGGGGTTTACTGTCCAATTTCCTGTGGACATCATGGGGCCTTCTGCCTCTGTGAAGTTAAGAAAGAACATCAATATATGCCTCAACAATTCAATTAG CTACTTCAAGGAGCAATCATGTGGTGCGAGCATTGTGAATTGGGCTCATGCTTTTTTCTGGAGTGAAGTGCACTTCTTAGAATGCGTGACTCAAAGCTCTGAAGATCACTACTACACAACACagtttgttttggttgttgtgacCATATTTTCGGCGATTGCCATCCCCAAGTTCTTTTTCG TACTATGCAGGCTGTTGTTGGCACCCCTGGCTGTATGGATATTCCTAGCCTACAAGTACATGAAAACAAGGATCATAATTGATGCAGTTGAGAAGTTCCTCAGGATTCAACAAATGATTGGCCCGATGAGGTACTCGTACACAGATATAGTTGCAGTCACAAGCCATTTCAGAGATAAATTGGGCCAAGGGGGCTACGGCACTGTGTACAAGGGCATCCTACTCCCAGGCGGTGTCCATGTTGCTGTGAAGATGTTGGAGGGCAACTCCAACTGCAATGGAGaagatttcatcagcgaggtctccACCATCGGCAGGATCCACCACGTCAACGTGGTGCGTTTAGTGGGCTTCTGCTCAGAGGAAATGAGAAGGGCCTTAGTCTACGAGTACATGCCCCACGGTTCTCTCGACAAGTACATCTTCTCTGCTGAGAAGAGCTTTTCTTGGGACAAGCTCAACGAGATTGCTTTGGGCATTGCGAGGGGGATCAACTACTTACACCAGGGGTGCGACATGCAGATTTTACACTTTGACATCAAGCCGCACAACATCCTTCTCGATAGCAATTTCGTCCCAAAGGTCGCAGATTTCGGGCTTGCCAAGCTGTACCCAAGGGGCGACAGTTTTGTTCCTTTGAGCGCCATGCGGGGAACCGTCGGCTACATAGCCCCCGAGATGATATCCCGGAGCTTCGGCGTCATATCCAGCAAGTCCGACGTGTACAGCTTCGGGATGTTGCTGCTAGAGATGGCCGGCGGGAGAAGGAACGCTGATCCAAACATGGGGTCCTCAAGCCAGGCATACTACCCTTCATGGGTGTACGACCGGCTGACTCAGGAAGAAGCAGGCGAGATatctgctgttgctgctgacATGCATGAGCTGGAGAAGAAGCTATGCGTTGTCGGATTATGGTGCATTCAAATGAGGTCTCGTGATCGGCCAACCATGGGCGAGGTCATTGAGATCCTGCAGTCTGGGGTTGATGGCCTAGAGATGCCTTCGAGGCCGTTTTTCTGTGACGAAGGGCACATCCATGTGGAGGACTCTTACCATTTCACTTCTGAGCTGACGACAGTCTCAGAGGAGGAACTGTCTGCGGTGTCCGAGGAAGACGATATGTGA
- the LOC123429148 gene encoding rust resistance kinase Lr10-like, which yields MSKFLAIGLLLLHLINHGIYLAKAWDDKDFFKYCPPSQCSQHGPEIRFPFCLESSNKSSSSSSSSSCGCDGRSIRKLACSGQDTILVHPFLGPYSVSAIDYRHSSMKVIPLVDPCLMLNQNLIISRNSSSLQIDVINDYKTKFDQDFFWPSSAAVVRCSREFSPGADDRIVGPVSCLSNATHFFYFVASFADMSILPLDCKAAPLSHGVSGSLIPMYWSCSLYSSGSFKEGAETFLSSAETTVCWLGSECRKCELIGGRCAFSSERNLAFCMPGGSRIKVIAATSSVAAFVVLLLTVATVLYLSLKTRYNAEIHLKVEMFLKTYGTSKPTRYTFFEVKKMARRFKEKVGQGGFGSVYKGELPNGVPVAVKMLENSRGEGEVFINEVATIGLIHHANIVRLLGFCSEGMRRALIYEFMPNESLEKYIFSDDPNIFQNLLVPDKLVDIALGIARGMEYLHQGCNQRILHFDIKPHNILLDYNFNPKISDFGLAKLCARDQSIVTLTAARGTMGYIAPELYSRNFGGVSYKSDVYSFGMLVLEMVSGRRNSDPSIESQNDVYLPEWIYEKVINGEELALTLEATQEEKEKVRQLAMVALWCIQWNPRNRPSMTKVVNMLTGRLQSLQMPPKPFVSYENEPVS from the exons ATGAGTAAATTTCTTGCCATAGGCCTCCTGCTGCTGCATCTTATCAACCATGGAATCTACTTGGCGAAAGCATGGGATGATAAAGATTTCTTCAAATACTGCCCACCGTCCCAGTGCAGCCAACATGGCCCAGAGATCAGGTTCCCTTTCTGCCTTGAATCCAGCAAtaaatcgtcgtcgtcatcatcatcatcatcatgtggATGTGACGGCAGATCAATCAGGAAGTTGGCATGCTCTGGTCAAGACACCATCCTAGTTCACCCATTTCTTGGCCCATACAGTGTCAGCGCCATAGATTACAGGCATTCTTCCATGAAGGTCATCCCGCTTGTAGACCCCTGTTTGATGCTAAACCAGAATCTCATCATCTCCAGAAACTCATCATCTCTACAGATTGATGTTATCAACGATTATAAGACAAAGTTTGACCAAGATTTCTTTTGGCCTTCATCTGCAGCCGTAGTACGCTGTTCAAGAGAGTTCTCACCTGGTGCTGACGATAGAATTGTTGGCCCAGTATCCTGCCTTAGCAACGCAACCCACTTCTTCTATTTCGTGGCTAGCTTTGCAGACATGTCTATTCTTCCGTTGGACTGCAAGGCCGCCCCACTCTCACATGGTGTCAGTGGCAGTCTGATACCTATGTATTGGAGTTGCAGCCTATACAGCTCAGGGTCCTTCAAGGAGGGTGCAGAAACATTCCTCAGTTCTGCTGAGACCACAGTATGTTGGCTTGGTTCTGAATGCAGAAAATGTGAGCTCATTGGGGGACGCTGCGCGTTCAGCTCAGAACGGAATCTAGCATTCTGTATGCCTGGCG GTTCCCGTATCAAAGTCATCGCAG CTACATCATCGGTGGCCGCATTTGTTGTTCTTTTGTTAACGGTGGCCACTGTGCTTTATCTTTCACTCAAAACAAGATATAACGCGGAGATACATTTGAAGGTCGAAATGTTTCTCAAGACATATGGAACATCAAAACCCACAAGGTACACTTTCTTTGAAGTTAAGAAGATGGCAAGACGGTTTAAGGAAAAAGTAGGGCAGGGAGGATTTGGAAGTGTCTACAAAGGCGAGCTGCCAAATGGAGTGCCCGTGGCAGTCAAGATGCTAGAGAACtctagaggagagggagaagtaTTCATCAACGAAGTTGCAACCATCGGACTAATCCACCATGCCAATATTGTCCGTCTCCTAGGATTCTGCTCTGAAGGAATGAGACGGGCTCTTATTTACGAATTCATGCCTAACGAGTCACTGGAGAAATACATATTCTCTGATGACCCTAACATTTTTCAGAACCTTCTAGTACCAGACAAGCTGGTAGATATTGCTTTAGGcatcgccagaggaatggagTACTTGCATCAAGGGTGCAACCAGCGCATCCTCCACTTTGACATCAAGCCTCACAATATCCTGCTCGACTACAACTTCAACCCAAAGATCTCAGACTTTGGCCTTGCAAAGCTGTGCGCAAGGGACCAAAGCATCGTCACCTTAACTGCAGCAAGAGGCACAATGGGCTACATTGCACCAGAGCTATACTCTCGGAACTTTGGGGGAGTATCGTACAAGTCAGACGTGTACAGTTTCGGAATGCTGGTGCTAGAAATGGTGAGCGGAAGGAGGAACTCAGACCCGAGTATTGAGAGCCAGAACGATGTTTACCTCCCGGAGTGGATCTACGAGAAAGTGATCAACGGGGAGGAGTTGGCGCTTACTCTGGAAGCGActcaagaagagaaagagaaggtgAGGCAGCTGGCGATGGTGGCACTGTGGTGCATCCAGTGGAACCCGAGAAACCGGCCGTCGATGACAAAGGTTGTTAACATGCTAACAGGGAGGCTGCAGAGCCTGCAGATGCCACCAAAGCCTTTCGTCTCATACGAAAACGAACCTGTGTCGTAA